In one window of Penaeus monodon isolate SGIC_2016 chromosome 36, NSTDA_Pmon_1, whole genome shotgun sequence DNA:
- the LOC119595665 gene encoding adenylate cyclase type 6-like isoform X2 produces MALPVLNMDLGKISSKVTSIQDEGVSIGAPRSSSLRHSKTNGSTHTSLESRPSTGEPPPKKSNWEVIEHYSKSGLVGASSPKSPPEEEQAKEEEESILLETAKWWDMCALCRRIFRSHQFKNIHVEVLYQRYFLRMNQSNMTSLLGLLIVVMLVMLFLIYLLRLGKYYTQSITIAVFCGLYFILEILLWRTQLLNEVYLIIFSYLVLISFFGLEALMTLGSEPLTASAGVWATLFFIYMTYTLLPLRVLEATAGGVLLSVAQIGCAAAANAAQPFLWKQVSPPPVRVCRGFRELHCGLT; encoded by the coding sequence GAAGGCGTGAGCATCGGCGCCCCGCGGTCGTCCTCCCTCCGCCACTCCAAGACCAACGGCTCCACCCACACGTCCCTCGAGTCCCGCCCATCCACCGGAGAGCCGCCCCCGAAGAAGTCCAACTGGGAAGTGATCGAGCACTACAGCAAATCCGGCCTCGTGGGCGCGTCGAGTCCCAAGAGTCCCCCCGAGGAGGAGCaggccaaggaggaggaggagagcatcCTGCTGGAGACGGCGAAATGGTGGGACATGTGCGCGCTGTGTCGCCGCATCTTCCGGTCGCACCAGTTCAAGAACATCCACGTGGAGGTGCTCTACCAGAGGTACTTCCTGCGGATGAACCAGTCGAACATGACGTCGCTGCTTGGCCTGCTGATCGTGGTGATGCTGGTCATGCTCTTCCTCATCTACTTGCTCAGACTCGGGAAATACTACACGCAGAGCATCACCATCGCCGTGTTCTGCGGGCTCTACTTCATTCTCGAGATCCTGCTGTGGCGGACGCAGCTGCTGAACGAGGTCTATCTCATCATCTTCTCATACCTcgtcctcatctccttcttcggGCTGGAGGCGCTCATGACCCTCGGCAGTGAGCCCTTGACAGCCTCCGCCGGCGTGTGGGCAACGCTTTTCTTCATATACATGACCTACACGCTCCTGCCGCTGCGGGTGCTGGAGGCCACCGCCGGGGGCGTCCTCCTGTCCGTCGCTCAGATCGGGTGCGCCGCCGCAGCCAACGCCGCGCAGCCCTTCCTCTGGAAACAGGTGAGTCCTCCTCCAGTGCGGGTTTGCAGAGGCTTCAGGGAGTTGCATTGTGGTCTGACTTGA